A genomic stretch from Leptospira licerasiae serovar Varillal str. VAR 010 includes:
- a CDS encoding YHS domain-containing (seleno)protein, protein MNKSYFLPIVFLLLWNCSGRQLADPVFKQDGKTAIHGYDPVSYFTESKPKEGNPKFSYRWKGADWRFSSEKNLESFKKSPERFAPQYGGYCAYAMRDGETYETDPKAWKIVSGKLYLNYNEKVHGFWERDVPGNIIKADNQWKVLPIKETNP, encoded by the coding sequence ATGAACAAGTCGTATTTTTTACCGATCGTATTTTTACTTCTGTGGAATTGCTCGGGTAGACAACTCGCGGATCCTGTTTTCAAACAGGACGGAAAAACAGCCATTCACGGTTACGATCCGGTTTCCTATTTTACCGAATCCAAACCTAAAGAAGGAAATCCTAAATTCAGTTATCGTTGGAAAGGAGCTGACTGGAGATTCTCTTCCGAAAAAAATTTGGAATCTTTTAAGAAGTCTCCCGAACGCTTCGCTCCTCAATATGGAGGCTATTGTGCTTACGCAATGAGAGATGGAGAAACTTATGAAACGGATCCTAAAGCTTGGAAAATTGTCTCCGGAAAATTATATTTGAACTATAACGAAAAGGTCCACGGTTTTTGGGAAAGAGATGTTCCGGGAAATATTATAAAAGCGGATAACCAGTGGAAGGTATTGCCTATAAAGGAAACAAATCCTTAA